The Syntrophorhabdaceae bacterium genome includes a region encoding these proteins:
- a CDS encoding radical SAM protein, protein MYEQGVIRPPSEAQSLLIRVTRNCPWNQCIFCPAYKGVKFSRRTVEEVKKDIDGMEREYASYKNTIRSAFLQDADSLVLKTADILEIINYTKQKFPGLERITTYARATTLKRKTVEELRELCRAGLTRIHVGMESGSERVLKMIRKGITPVDIVEGGKKVVEAGMSLSEYIMPGVGGRTMSSESAVETARLLNQIKPDFIRVRTFAMHPMSPMLKLVEDGTFVTMNDAEIVGEIRLLVENLDEMHTYFSCGDFSLNLLMQVDGYLDEKKAYMLSELDRFLALTPEQQKAYALIRRSSYMQYPIEAAQKEELLSKIRPEIEKLEQNDPEGFYKYIETLKSYQLPQPQTDEWK, encoded by the coding sequence ATGTACGAGCAAGGCGTTATAAGACCCCCCAGCGAAGCCCAGAGTCTCCTTATACGGGTGACGAGGAACTGCCCATGGAATCAGTGCATCTTCTGTCCTGCCTACAAAGGAGTCAAGTTTTCCCGGCGGACCGTCGAAGAGGTCAAGAAAGACATCGACGGTATGGAAAGGGAATATGCATCGTACAAGAATACAATAAGGTCGGCGTTCCTTCAGGACGCCGATAGTCTCGTGCTGAAGACCGCGGACATTCTCGAGATCATCAATTATACGAAACAGAAATTCCCCGGGCTTGAACGTATCACCACCTATGCCCGGGCGACAACATTGAAACGAAAGACCGTCGAGGAATTGCGGGAACTCTGCAGGGCGGGCCTCACGAGAATACACGTGGGGATGGAAAGCGGCTCGGAACGGGTCCTCAAGATGATACGAAAGGGAATCACCCCGGTGGACATCGTCGAGGGCGGCAAGAAGGTCGTGGAAGCGGGGATGTCGCTGTCGGAATACATAATGCCCGGTGTGGGCGGCAGGACGATGAGTTCCGAGAGCGCAGTCGAAACCGCGCGCCTTTTGAACCAGATCAAACCTGATTTCATCAGGGTGCGCACCTTCGCCATGCATCCCATGTCACCGATGCTTAAACTTGTCGAGGACGGGACGTTTGTGACCATGAACGACGCCGAGATAGTGGGTGAGATACGCCTTCTCGTGGAAAACCTTGACGAGATGCACACCTATTTCTCCTGTGGAGATTTCAGCCTCAACCTTCTCATGCAGGTGGACGGCTATCTTGACGAAAAGAAGGCATACATGCTCAGCGAACTCGACAGGTTCCTTGCCCTTACGCCCGAGCAGCAGAAGGCCTATGCCCTTATCAGGCGTTCGTCCTACATGCAGTACCCCATAGAGGCGGCACAAAAGGAAGAGTTGCTGAGCAAGATACGCCCCGAGATCGAGAAACTTGAGCAAAACGATCCCGAGGGCTTCTACAAATACATAGAGACATTGAAGTCCTACCAGCTCCCGCAACCCCAGACCGACGAGTGGAAATAA
- a CDS encoding SagB/ThcOx family dehydrogenase — protein MRFQKETKYTVASLSSHMFNLGTIPDTFKEYANPIARIPLPEPKAGGETSLWKLLLKRRSRREYTVNRSLKLNDLSALLWATQGLTAQFGDTFFRTAPSAGGLYPVETYLCVRAVDGLEEGIYHFRPGDYDLEFLKRGEFSTALTEAALQQTLILGAQVTFIWSAIIARGSWKYHQRAYRYIYLDAGHIAQNLYLAGEALGLGVCAVGAFYDDDVNRIMDLDGEEETVIYMAAVGFRSLENPAQ, from the coding sequence ATGAGGTTTCAAAAGGAGACGAAATATACGGTCGCTTCACTTTCCAGCCATATGTTCAACCTCGGGACGATTCCCGACACGTTCAAGGAATATGCAAATCCAATCGCCAGGATTCCCCTGCCGGAGCCGAAAGCCGGCGGCGAGACGAGTTTGTGGAAACTTTTGCTCAAAAGAAGGTCGCGCCGGGAATATACTGTCAACAGGTCCCTTAAGCTCAATGACCTGTCTGCCCTCCTCTGGGCAACCCAGGGACTGACGGCGCAGTTCGGCGACACCTTCTTTCGGACCGCGCCCTCCGCGGGCGGTCTTTACCCCGTGGAAACCTACCTTTGCGTCCGTGCAGTCGACGGGCTCGAAGAGGGAATATACCATTTCAGGCCCGGCGACTACGACCTGGAATTCCTTAAACGGGGAGAGTTCTCCACCGCCCTCACCGAGGCGGCCCTTCAACAGACCCTTATCCTCGGCGCCCAGGTCACCTTCATCTGGTCGGCGATCATCGCCCGGGGAAGCTGGAAGTACCATCAAAGGGCTTACCGGTATATCTATCTTGATGCCGGTCATATCGCGCAGAACCTTTATCTCGCAGGTGAAGCCCTGGGACTTGGAGTGTGTGCCGTAGGCGCATTTTACGATGACGATGTGAACCGCATCATGGATCTCGATGGCGAGGAGGAGACGGTCATCTACATGGCCGCCGTCGGATTTCGCTCTTTGGAGAATCCGGCGCAATAG